TGGGACATTATAGACAAAATGCATCATTAGTTATAAAGACAATTCAATGAAAAATTAATACAATCAATAGTACTTCAGTAGCAGCTTTGCGAGCAACTTGTAGCTCATGGTTActctttaactctttcaccaTCAGAATTCGATTTTCCATTTCCATGCTCTCTAATAGCTCCGCTTTTCCCTCCAAATCTTTTCTTAAAATGACAATTTCAGTTCTCAAATCTTCTGGGTTTTGCATTTGCAGCGGCTAAAATAGAAAACCAAAAAATATATCATCTTAATATTACAACCACTATAGAGCATAATGAAACATCTTTCCGTCTTTCCTACCATAGAACAGTTAATCTCTTCAACTGTTTGGACTCTCGAATCCTCAGGCTCGCGTGGTTGAACATTCAGTTCACCCTTACAAGGCTTACTGCAGTATTCAACCACCTCTAATTCAGTGTTATTAGTTTCTTGCATCAATTTATTCTTCTCCTTGATCAACCTTTCTAGTTCCCCCTTTTGAGATTCCAAATCACACTGGAGCTTCTCATTTTTGAGTTTCATGTTCTCTGTCTTTTTCAATTCTGCTAAGTAGTACATAGgaataaatatgaaattcaaaacattATAAAGCAGTGTTGATAAAACAGTAGGTACATGAAGAAAGCAGCATCAGGGTGGAAGTTGAGAAGAGAAAAAGGAATGCTGGAAAAATAATTTCATGACTAATGTGGACTTTAGGAGGAAACTGATAGAATAAATGTGAGATTTAAGAAGAAAACTCGATAAAAGTATGTACAAGACATTCATTCAATCATATATAGGTTGAAGCTTGATATGAGAAAGCTCAGTTCTAAGTCTTGTAACTTATAAGAAACATGCAAttacatacttcgtataaaagAACAGTTAAATGATTTATTTTTGCGCCATGGAACGGAGTCAGTAAGTAACCTTAGTACCTTTTTGTAAAGCTTCAAGCCCTTGTTCCTTCTCTGCCATCAATTTGCTAATGGCAGCAGATTTCTCCTCATTAAGCATCTCCTTTTCTGCGTTCTGTATCATCAAAGTTCTGATCACTGCAGATTTCTCATTAACAAGTCGTTCTTTTTCCACCACTAATGTGTTCATACATGTTAACCTCTCATCAAGCAGCCATTCTTTCTCTTCAAGTAGCCGCTCTTTGTCAGCATTTTGTGCTTTCAGAGTGTTGATTACTGCAGATTTCTCGTTGATTTGCCTCTCACTCTCCTCCTTCAATGTGTTCATACTTTTGGTAGTCTCCCTAAGCATCTGTTCTTTCTCTTCTGTTAAAGCAATGACGCGTGCAGACTTCTCATCAAGCAATAAATCTTTATCTACATTCTCAGACAATAATACACTAATTGCTGCAGATCTTTCAATAAGCAACTTTTCCTTCTCTTTCATCCAGTTTTCTAAGTCTTTAGCGTTCTTTTCTTCCAATTCCATCAACGTGAAGTTTTTGTAATCTAGCTCTCTGGCAAGTTTCACCACAAGATTCCGCAAAGTTTTGAGCTCATCCTCTTGGTTGCAGTTCTCCATTTGTACACCTCGTGTAAAGAAAGAGCAGCTGCTGGCTGCTGCAAATCAAATGAAAAAACAGAAGTATGTAAGCTATCAACTCCACAAAACATCACAAAAAAAGATTGTTCAAGGACACAAAACAGTTTTTACATCAACAGATTATTATGAAAAGAAGTCACAGCTTCATCCTGATTAAATATCCCCTTCCTGAAAACTATTTCTCTCGTTGAGGGAGTTAAGACATGTTAAAATCGAAGTTATATGGTGATGGAAGTGCTCAAGCTATTGTTTATGCCAAAATACATACGTGATCAACTGCCGACAATCTTTGAATCAACATGGTGGATGGGAAAGCAAAGTTACTGAATACATATATCATTGGTTACATAAAATTAATAGCAAAAAACCCATCAACTTCAAACTCTGGATAATTCAGTCAAACTGTTCAAATGAAACAGAGAAACAAGTTTTATGGATACGAgttattcaaaaaattcaagcaGTCATAtgctaaagaaaaaaaaaggacaaGTACAATGGTAAGGAGAAAACCATACACAAGAAAGGCTTGTTGTACTACTAGTACAAGTAAAAGGTAAATGTCTAAATGGTGGGACTGATATGTCCTTTCCAATGCTACTGGACTGAACTACCTTGATGCTACATTTGTGGCTTATAGGAAAATGATTTTACTAGAAATACATGAACATGTTTTAAGTGTtgttaattttatatattatattaatgTTTCAAAATTGAAGGCGGCTTTTGAGATATTATTAATTACCCCCTTCCCTCCTGTGTTTCTGAATCGTACAATATCATTTCTATTAGTTCTATGAAGAATGAAATACTTGTAGTTATTTTTAAGTGAACAAATTTATTGTAAAAATGAGTAAGTGCTTATTTCAAAACATCCCAAAATAGAAAGAGATTGATCAAAAGTCTTGACAGCTGAATTGTAATATTCACAGGAGGAACTGAGGAAGTACAGCATATAATTTCGAGGGTGAtgatgaaaatttatttatcttAAGTTTTATGGTAAAACCATGAGCTTTATTTAATCTTTATACATTTTAGATTATTCAGAGTTTTCTGTAAGAAACTAAATGGGTATTGAAGTATATGGATTGAAAATTTCCCTAAAAAAGTAAAGCAAAGATGATGAGAAACAACAGTAAAACTACAGACGTGAACATCTGAGTAATTGAGAACCAAATATTTGGAAACTATGGACAAAATCATATATGTCTTGACTTTTGAACATTCTGGCCACAGTTGGCTACCCAGTGTTTACCGTGGACATGATAACTGGTACACGAATCTAAAAAGCACAAGTTCCAGTGAGTTTGAAGATTAGATTGGATGACAAACAGGAAAAGGGGTAAAAACAGAGCAATTTGAGCAGATTTGCACTAGTTAGCAGATTGCAACAAGACATAAAGAAGATATAAAAACACAGTTAAGAAACTGACCATAGGTTTTACCACCTATTACTCAAGAAAATATCATAAAACAACTTGAGTTTCAAAGTTCTGCAGAAAAGGTATTTCAGGTTTAGACTTCTGAAAGCACAGTAGTCACTGTAAATTCTTAAATCTTACACGGATTTTGGTAAATATATGAAACGTCCGAGGATAGTTTGTTGCATGATATTGATCTTTGTCGCAAGACTCACAACTTCCACTGGTGGCTTTCTTGAACTAGCTTTAACTTTGAGATTTACTCATGGCACTTGAACATTGGTAGTACTACTAGTCGCATGCCCATCTCTCCGAAAACATTCATCACCATTTTTTTCCACGCAAACCACCTGAAAACCTGCATCCATATCCTACTTCTTAAAACAGCAATATCCAACATAGCAAGAGCTTACTACATTGTTCAAGCTCTTGCAGTAGGTAAGCAGTAAAAGCTTACTTACTTCTTTCCAGGGCCATTGAGTATGATGGAGAGGTAACGACAGCTTTTGAGGGCAGAAGATTTGTGCTTGGTCGTAAAACTTCTAATACATCCCACCTCCCATCCAGTGCTTCCCCATACATGTCAGGCTCAGCTTTAGGAAGCTTTGATAGTTCACCCGTGTTTTGACCTAGTAACTTCattaaatacaaaaaaattgagTTGTTTTTGATAATCAAATAAGAAGCAGAAAATTTTGACAAGATTCACAGTCTAAACATAACAGCCTCAAACATAACCATGAACAGAAAATTTTAGGTTGTGAAAATAAACGCAAGGGAGATCACTGGAAAATTAACAGGTTTTCAGCATCGGAGTGGTAATTAAAACCAGCATAGTAATGGAAAACGAAATGATCTTGGAAGCAAACATGAAAACCAGTGAGATTTATAATTGGTCAAAATCTTTGAAGTGTAACAGAACGAGAAGATAATGACTTAGCATGAACATTCAAGGACGTACATTTTGTAACTCGTGGTGGACCTACATAGATGGGTGGACAATTCTGGACTGTGGACAAGGGTGTGCCCAACTCATGTTCATAGTTCATAGGTAAAAGAACATGaaatatattcttttattttttcactgaaactataaataaaaaacacaactcatgttcttttttattatttattatttgagaCCACATAACTCACGTTCTTTCATACACACGTTATTGTTCTTtaggtgcaccatgctcactTGCACCCTTGTCCACCATCTAAATTGTGGTGGAAAGGGGTTGAACTCGAGACAATAATATGCAGTTCCTAAACTAGAAATATATTACTCTACAAAGTTAAATTGAACAAGCAATTAGAACCTAAAAATCTGAACAGTTTTTTACCAAAGGTCATAATGACTGAGCAGGGTTTATAGGCATAAACAACATCACCCAATGAGGACTTCACTAGGCAACAGGAAAGACATATGAAGTTTATGATGTATGCAACCTATTTCTGGCAAGTAGAAAGATTGTTTCGAAAGAGTCAAAGAACTAGTTTACAAACAGTCACACATATTAGTATACTACAACATAAGCCGTAAACATCAGACTTTAATGTTTCCACTTCGTAAAGAGTAACTTAGGTTTCTCATAGGTCGGCATAAAGATCTCCCCTGCTTGCATAATACAAGGTTAGAACTTAGAATGATTACCATTTTATTTTCTGATGTTGAACAAATTTGCCTTTTTGAACTTTGAGCTTTGGAGTTCTTTAACTTCTTTGCAGGCCCACCTTGATCCATTAAATACTCCAGAAACCAGTCCATACTTTCCTCCTTGATTTTTAAGCTTTCATTACTCTCACAATTGGGACGCTTTGTTTCCTTATGCTCCTCTGATTGCTTTGCCAGCTTCTCTTCAAATTGCGATTCATGCTTTAACATCACACTCTGCTTCTCCATGCATTTCTCTGTTCtacaaaaaataattgaatATGAGAcgagaaaaacaagaaaaaggaaaGCCATCCCTCTCATCATCCCCACCCCTATCCACCCCGTCCCAAAAACAAGGAAAAAATGCAGATGGATGCGTAACGTGGTACCAAAGTAGCACTCAAAAACTTAACAGTAAAACTAACACCGAATCCTTATGGTCTAGCAAAAcacccccaccaccaccaccacccccatccattcacacacacacaaaagcgATGAGGTGACAACTCCCAGAGGTCAAAGGGTCTGACGTCCAGAAACTTGATTTCCTTTAGTCGTCAGTGTGAATTGAACTTCATGAATTATCTAAGAGTTAACATATTCTCAGAGAAACAAACCTGCATTACAACTTTCAAGTAACATATGTTTCTCTGCCGTTAATGTACTAATAGTTGCAGACATTTTGTTAAGTGTTTTATCCTTCTCCATATCCTGCTCTATCGATTTTCCAATTTCTGCACACTTCTCTTTCAGAAGCTTGTCCTTCTCCTCCATTAGAATATTGATACCTGCCAATTTCCTAAGTAATCTCTCTTTCTCTGCCATCAGCCCGAAGATAGTTCCAGACTGTTCATTGTCTCTGTTTCTATAGAATTCACAGCGCTTGATGATGTACTGAATTACTTCTTTCATATAAGCCCTTCTTCCCTCTTCAAAGTTCCAAAGTTCAGGAATTGAAGACTTCATTTTGAGGTTGTACTTCCTGAAATCCAGCAGTGCATTAACAACGGCTTTGTATGCTTCTTCACCCCATTCTTTTCTCAACTCTGCGAGCTTCTTGTCATTTTCATCAGCAACCTCCTGCATATTTAAAGTAAGTATCACATGGATGGTAAACTTTTAAGCAAAAAGTCATCTACTGACAGTCTGACACTGATTTCCTACTATTGCCTTTAAATAACAGGGGTGACTGATGCTAAGGGTATAGTTTCCCATGAAGAGAAAACAAAACTCGTTTGGGCTGATATATCCTTtgtcattttcaaaaaaatcagTAATTTTGAATCAGTACTTGTTTGAAGTGCTTTATTATTGGTCATAATGTTATTATGCCTCTATAATCTATATTACTTGCTAAATATGCTAGTTATAAGCCGTTTGAAGAATACATACCATCAAACAATAAGGAGTCTCATTCTTAAAGCAATAAGGAGTAAATATGAGAATGAGATTTGAACGCCAAAAAAGCTGCACTATGGCATCACATAATGCAATTTCCCCGTACATATCATTGTAAAAGACCGTTTTAAAAAAATCTAAGACATGCTGGTACTTTATTTGATTACTTTTCCCTTGACTAAGGGCAGGAGAAAATCAAAACCAATTGCTAGTAgtagtaaataaaaagtaagaatAGGGGGAGTTAGCTTATAACCATGACATAAACTTCTGTCTTCTGAGCAAGCAGAAGCTAACACATGACAGTTAGCAACTAAAACAGTTATAAAGACATACACTCAATTCTCCACTGTTGATATCTTTCTTGAAGGGTTTCCAGCTTGGATCATTGACATTTGCTTGCCACAACGAATATAATTCGTTGAATTTTTCCTCCCAGCTTAAACTGCAATATTTCATAAAACATACATCCCGGAAAGGTTGTGGGTCAATCTCCCCTATTCTCTTGATCCCAACTTTTGTTCCATCGCCTCCGATATTTAGGAAGAACTGTTTGGGATAACAAAAAAGTTaaacaaagagaaaaacaaaacaaataaaagTTAAACGATAACATCTAAGAAACAGGAATTGTATTTATTGACCACCCTTCTCAGTTCTCAAATATGATATCTTGACATGGATTAGTGAACTAAGTTTGCTTTTGCAAAGAAAATAGATGAAATACTAAGATATAAGGAAAGAGTTGGTAGAAGTAGAAGAACGAGAAAATAACCATACATTTATGGCTTCCATTCTTGCAGATTTCAGCTCTTCGTTGCATGAAGACTCATTCGATATAAGAGTTTGATTAAGGCTTTCAAGCTGATGAAATGCTTCTCCTTTCTCAACAAGTTCTCTCCTCAGAATTTCAAGCTGATCATTCAGATCTTCATTCCGTGACCTCAAGTGTTGCAACTGAGAAGTACACACATTCAATTTGGCTAAACTTCCATGTCATCATAATACAAGAGACAAGTAGATTTCTACATAGAACTAGAAAAATATGAGGCAAGACGATAATTAACACAGTTAAAGATGGAGAGAAGCAATAAAATCATGTAAATAAAACGGTAAAaatgtgaaattaatatgaactgaaacatatgagaaaaaccAGGAGTAGTACTAGCAATTATAACAAAGAGGCAACACGAGGAATTCTCTTCCCCATCATAGGGATAATTAATATTCTGCAGTGCAACTTTTGgcaccataataataataatatactcGTAAATTTGTACAGGTTTTACCATCTCCAAAGTGTTTTGCAGCTTGTTATGCTTGTCAAAGGACTGACTCAATTGGTTTGCTGGGACAATCAGATTGATCTCTGGAGATTCTGAATACCCATTAGCATTTGTAGATTTAGTAAGAAGTTCCTCCTGTTCCATGGTTCTAGCATCCAGTTTCTGCCGCTGAACTTCTAATCGATGCCTGATGTTCTTTATCTCTTGTTTCAATTGTTCAGATTTTCGCATCTCTGGAATTTCGACGTTGGAAGGAAAATGAAAGAAATAATCTTCATATTAGAAACTTCCCtttacaaaaaaaagaaaaaaaaaaagaagaggaaACGAAAGAGAGGATATGATCTTAAAAGTGGTTTCATCATACTGACAATAAAATCATTTAGTAACATGAAGGCAGAAAACTTTGATATTAGTAAAATTTGGTGGGGAAGATACTTCatactatatttttttatttttttgacagCATTCATACTATATTTCAAGGAAGAAATATATGCAATGGTGGTATTAGAAAATGATACAAACTTGACTATTTAGGCATCTAGCTGAGGTTCATTGTGATTGTATAAACAGTATAGAGGACTTCTTAGTTATGTTAATTGCTAAATATGATCACCTTCGACAAAACCTTCATGTAGCCTATGTTTTTGTGCCATCAATGAACCAATTACAGCAGATCTCTCACCAAGAAGCCTATCTTTCTCTTCAATCAAAGAGCTCATAGTAGCAAATCTTTCCAGACTCAGACCTTCCTTCTCCATCAAGAGATGGTTCTTGTAATCTAATTCTTTGGCAAGTTTCACCACAAGTTGATGCAGACTGATTATCTCTCGATGGTTGTCATCTGCCATTGCGATTTCTGCCAGAGATACCAAATAAATCTAATTAACGGAACAGCCAGATTGAATATTATACTTCTATGCTAGCTAGGCAGCAAAGGGTAACATGGTTTGGGAGTTATATCAGAATTGAGAGCTTAAACGACTATTTGACAAAATGACAAATTACTCAGCAGCATAATGTACAGTGTTGTGTTAACGTAAAAAAGATTGAATAATCACTGTTAAGATACAGATCAAACACACAGCAAATATAGAAACAGAACAACAAAAAAGCATGAACAATTTTATATATTCAGCAAATATAGAAAcagaacaacaacaaatcatgaACAATTTTATATATTCAGCAAATTGGTCACAGCTACACTATGATGTTCTGATGCTGTTTTAAATAACAAATGAGAAAATAATATATTCCTCAATAATGTAGGAAGGAGACATAGAAACAACATCACAACTTCACAAGAACAAGCGAAAACCCcttaccttttaaaaaaaattgggcaCACATTAAAATCAGGGTCAAAATTATGAATGAACTTGCAATTTGTAACCAATAGGAAACCTTTTCTTCAGAGTCAAAATTATGAATCCGAAAAAAAGAAGAGCTTAAAGGTAGTGCTGCTATGCCACAGAAAGTCAGAAACTACACCACACAATTCACCATTTTAGATAGTTGGTAAAGTGCTTTTTCAATCATCCATTCAGGCCTTATTTGAAACGTGTGGATCCAAGGAACCAAATGCTCCTTTTATTCGGTGACAGAAGCTCAAACAACTCAACAGAGAAAAGGCATTATCCCAATATAAACTACCTAAGAAAACTGTCTATTAAAATACACAAGGAACTGCTCTAGCACATCAAAAAAGAGAAGACGAGTCCTTGAGCCAGGAAGGTTTATCTGATTAATTGCATAATCATCGGATGCCAATGTGAGCGGGAAACAAAGAATTTGCTGAAAATCCTTCAACAAGTTGCTATAATTGCACTAAaaactacttcctccgtcttttaatactcgcaacgtttgttagtttcacgcatgccaatgcacaactttgatcatttatatcttaaattctctttatgcaaaaattataaaaagttgatattttgaaaatacacattgagactaatctaacaagatcccacatgactatgttttatcttatataaaaagcactaagaatagtcaaagtagatcacatgaatagtgacaaaagtccaaacgttgcgagtattaaaagatgGAGGAAGTACAATATGTAATCAAATTTCTACAGAAAAAGCACACATTCAATTAAACTCACATAAGGACTTGCAAGTTTCGAGTTTATGTCAAAAACAGCACAACTCCCTATCCCACCAAGAAAGTACCAATTCCTTCAATAATTTCATGGTATGAAAAAATGAAAAGTCACATATTTCTGTCTAATCAGATAAGGAATACATAACATTTCTCCAGAACTGGCTCTAAAAGTTTCACACTGAAAATCATTATTTAATTCAATGAACAAATAACTTCAATCAATTAGCCAACTAATTCAATATTTGAACATAACAAACTGCAAATTTGTGTTAATATTGATATGATAATAATGTaaagaaaaatcaatttcatTACTTGCAACAAGCTTACATTGATCATTCTTAGCATAAAAAATtgcaaaacaaagaaaaaaattggCACACTGACCTAAATTATAAGAAAATATGCTACATGGGCTAATCGTTCCTCGCAAAAACGAGGTTCCTCTCTTTCTGTTGGAGAGGGATAGAAAGAAAAAGAGACGAAATGGAGGTGAAAGGAAATGGAAGAGAAGAATGTAGAAGATGAAGAACACAGGGACGGAACTTGTGAGTTTTGACCACACTCTAAAGCTGCCATTTGTGAAATTGGCGCTCTTTAGTCTCGGTTACGCTGATATTTGTTCTACGCCCCGATTTTCTTTTCGGTTGACTTTGTTCTATCCCATTTTCTAGTATGCTAATGAAAATTGAAAAAGCTTGTTATTGTACTTTTCGACCTAACAATGCACCTAAATTATAAGTGTATATGTCGGTCTACTTTCATGTAAATGTAACTTTAGCATAACAATTCTAGCATTTACCATCTTCCTTAAACTTACCATAAAATTGTAAGTGTGTATCTTTTACTGAATATTTTTTCAAGACAAATTTATATACCTCGCGCACTGTCCAATAACTAGAATGTATAATATTGTTACCTTGAAATTTTTAATTGGTAAAACTATGTATCAACATATTATGCACCAAGTTTTCGATCAGGTGGTATTAAGAATACACCAACCTGAACTACTATCCCCATTGTGACCAACATAGTGAGGTATGTCCTACTTACTTCTATATCCCTTTATGGTGGGATTGGAGAAACTACAGTATGTTGGAGGAGTAGTGATATTCCAATTAATATTGGCAATTTTATTCGTGTGCGCTTGGAAGAAACATGGCATATTCTTGAAGATGAGATAACCGGCTCAACAGTAGAGATGGGACTCTAGCTCGCATGTCGTATGGAGATAAGCAAACTGATGATACAAATGGATAATCAAGTAGCAATTCTAACATTGCAAGGTACAGACACTTATGGAGGAGAGTGTGCACACATCGTACATCACTGCCGCAAAATTAAAAA
This sequence is a window from Spinacia oleracea cultivar Varoflay chromosome 1, BTI_SOV_V1, whole genome shotgun sequence. Protein-coding genes within it:
- the LOC110794821 gene encoding factor of DNA methylation 5; the protein is MADDNHREIISLHQLVVKLAKELDYKNHLLMEKEGLSLERFATMSSLIEEKDRLLGERSAVIGSLMAQKHRLHEGFVEEMRKSEQLKQEIKNIRHRLEVQRQKLDARTMEQEELLTKSTNANGYSESPEINLIVPANQLSQSFDKHNKLQNTLEMLQHLRSRNEDLNDQLEILRRELVEKGEAFHQLESLNQTLISNESSCNEELKSARMEAINFFLNIGGDGTKVGIKRIGEIDPQPFRDVCFMKYCSLSWEEKFNELYSLWQANVNDPSWKPFKKDINSGELSEVADENDKKLAELRKEWGEEAYKAVVNALLDFRKYNLKMKSSIPELWNFEEGRRAYMKEVIQYIIKRCEFYRNRDNEQSGTIFGLMAEKERLLRKLAGINILMEEKDKLLKEKCAEIGKSIEQDMEKDKTLNKMSATISTLTAEKHMLLESCNAEKCMEKQSVMLKHESQFEEKLAKQSEEHKETKRPNCESNESLKIKEESMDWFLEYLMDQGGPAKKLKNSKAQSSKRQICSTSENKMLLGQNTGELSKLPKAEPDMYGEALDGRWDVLEVLRPSTNLLPSKAVVTSPSYSMALERSFQVVCVEKNGDECFRRDGHATSSTTNVQVP